ACCAGTTTGTTGAAAACGCCAGGGGTAGGCGTGTACTCACCCTTGTCGCGCAACTCGCTGATGGTCTGCCGGATCAACGCCGGCGAGCGCAGGATATTGCTCTCGGTTTCCATGTCCGCCAGGGACGGTGGAATGAACGAGGCGTTCTCCTGGTTGAGGGAGGTTGTGGCGTCTCCCTGTGAGAGTTTTTTGGACTGCACGATCACCTGGGCGGTGATATCGAAGCTCTGTTTGAGCATCAGCGGCAGGACCAGCGCGATCACTGCAAAGACCAGGAAGACTCGTTTCACCAACTGCTTGTTGGCGAAAAAGATCCTGAAGAACTCGTGCAGGTAGTTTTCCTTTGGATTCATGGTCGGTCACCTGAGAGTTAGTTGCTGTCACTGTCTTTGTTGTCGACGCGGTAGCCGAAGCTGAAGCCCACGCCCTGGAACAACACCACGTCTGCCAGTTGCCGCGCGAGCTCACCGGCGCTCGCCAGTTTGGTCTTCGGCACATAGAGCATGTCGTCCGGTTGCAGGTACGCAATCTGCGACGCATCGCCGGCCAAAGCCTTTTCGACGTCGTAGCGCACGGCCTGCACCTGGTTGCCATTGCGGCGCATGATCATCACCGAATCGAGCCGCGCCTTGGTGTTGCTGCCACGGGCCAGGGTCAGCGCTTCAAGCACCGAGACTGGCCGGCGAATCGGGTAGGACCCCGGTTGGCCAACTTCGCCCAGCACATAGATTTCGTTACCCGCCGTGGACTTCAGCAGCACGTCGACGGTCATCCGCCCCGGCAGCTTCGCGTAGCGTTGGTTGAGGAAGGTTTCCAGTTGATTGACGGTCATGCCTTGCAGCGGCACGGCGCCGATTTCCGGGAAGCTGGCGTAACCGTCGGTGCCCACGGTGATCTCCCGGCTCATGCCGGTAGCGGGGTGGTTCAGGGCACTTTTGAGGTTCGACTCGTTGCTCAGCGGGCTGATGACCTGCACGGACAACTGGTTGCGGTTAGGCTGGAACAGCTGTTTGCGCTGGTAGGCGCGCTGGATTTCCTCACGCGCCTGTTCGGACGTCAGCCCGGCGATTTTCACCGAGGTGTTGGCGCCCGGCAGTTCAATGGTGCCATCGGGCAGCACCAGTTGATTGCCGTTGAGCTGGCTGGCAGCGGTGAAGTTCAGGCCGATCTGGTCGCCGGACTGGATGCGGTAGGCGTCCGAGCCGCTGGTGCTGATGTGAAAGATCACGTCCAGCACATCCTGTGGCCGCAAGGTCTGTTCGACCTTGGGCATGTCAGTGGCCTGGGCGTTGGCCGGTGAGGCCGTGAGGATATTCACCGGCATGTTCTGGGTTTCGGAAGTGCTGGAGCAACCTGCAAGCGGCAGCAACAGCAGGACAAGCATTTTGGCGTTCATGTCGTCATCCTTTTCTGATTGCTCACAGGTTTTTGTAGAGCCATTTCGGCATGTAGTACTTGCGCCGGTTGAAGACGCTGCCGACCAGTTTCGCGCCGGCCTGGGTCAAGCGCTGAACCGCCGCCTGGGCTACTTCCCAGCGCGTGTCTTCGGAGCGCACGACCATGATCACGCCGTCCACCTGGGTACTGATGATCATGGTGTCGGCGGCGGAATACACCGCGTCGCCGTCGATCACCACAAAGCGATACTGACTGCCGAGCTGATCGAGCAACGGGCCCAGGCGTTCAGGGGTCAGGTGCTCGGTGCCACGCACATACCGGCCGTTGGGCAGGATGTGGAAGGGCAGGCTGGAGACGTTCACCACGCAGTCCTGCAGCAGGGGCGGGCTCTGGGTGTTGAACAGCAGGTCGCGAAAACCGCGCTCCTTGGTCAGCCCCATCTGTTGCGTGAGGTTGGTCGATGACTGACTGGCATCGACCAGCAACACTTCGCCGCTGCTCATTTTCGCCAGCTGACTGGCCAGCGCCAGGGCACTGGTGGTGGTGCCGGCGCCGGGGTTGGCGGCGGTCAGAAATAGGATCCGCAGATCTTGATCGAGCACGGTCGAGGTCAGGTTGGACTCGCTCGGGTTGGCAATGCTTAGGCTTTTGGCTGATGAACCGTCCATTTAACTCGCTCCGTGGCCGCTGAATACTTTGAAGGGGGTTTTCAACAGGATCTTCAGATCAAGCAACAGGCTCTGCTCGGCGATATAGCTGAGGTCCAACTCAACGCGCTGGTCGAAGTCGATGTTGCTGCGCCCGGAGATCTGCCACAGGCCGGTCATGCCGGGGTAGATGCTCAGGCGTGCAAGGTGATTGTCCTTGTAGCGGTAGGCGTTGAACGAGGTTGGCCGCGGGCCCACCAGGCGCATGTCGCCCATCACCACATTGATCAGGTTTGGCAGCTCATCCAGGCTGCTGCGCCGCAGGAAACCACCGATGCCGGTGATGCGCGGGTCCTTGTCGATCTTGAAATCGATCGCGTCGGCTCCGTGCTTGTTCAGGTGACGCAGGGATTCTTTGAGCTCCTCGGCGTTGGCCACCATGGTGCGGAACTTGTACATGCCGAACATGCGACCGCGGTAGCCCGTGCGTTTCTGCACGAACATCACCGGTCCCGGGCTGCTGAATTTGATCGCCAGTGCCAGGCCCAACAAGATGGGCGAGATCAGCAGCAGAATCACCAACGCACCGAGGCAGGCGACCACGCGATTGGTGCGCGACAGCGTCCAGGGGCGACCGCCGTCACGGCCGGTCATCCAGCCACGACCCTGCATATGGATCGCGGTGTCGAGGCGCATTCGGTGCTCCGGGTCCAGGCGCTTGTCTCGGCGCATCTGTTGCATCGGCACCGTTTTTTCATGTCCAGTCATAGAATCCTCCGCTGAAGTTCAGCCGCTAGCGGCGCGTGGGCGATAGGCAGTGGGTAGTAATCGCGGAACCAGGCGATGAAGCGCCCGAGTCCTTCATCCAGCTCGATACAAGGCTGAAATCCGGTTGCCCGAGCCAGGTCGCTGGC
This region of Pseudomonas mandelii genomic DNA includes:
- a CDS encoding polysaccharide biosynthesis/export family protein, which encodes MNAKMLVLLLLPLAGCSSTSETQNMPVNILTASPANAQATDMPKVEQTLRPQDVLDVIFHISTSGSDAYRIQSGDQIGLNFTAASQLNGNQLVLPDGTIELPGANTSVKIAGLTSEQAREEIQRAYQRKQLFQPNRNQLSVQVISPLSNESNLKSALNHPATGMSREITVGTDGYASFPEIGAVPLQGMTVNQLETFLNQRYAKLPGRMTVDVLLKSTAGNEIYVLGEVGQPGSYPIRRPVSVLEALTLARGSNTKARLDSVMIMRRNGNQVQAVRYDVEKALAGDASQIAYLQPDDMLYVPKTKLASAGELARQLADVVLFQGVGFSFGYRVDNKDSDSN
- a CDS encoding CpsD/CapB family tyrosine-protein kinase, with protein sequence MDGSSAKSLSIANPSESNLTSTVLDQDLRILFLTAANPGAGTTTSALALASQLAKMSSGEVLLVDASQSSTNLTQQMGLTKERGFRDLLFNTQSPPLLQDCVVNVSSLPFHILPNGRYVRGTEHLTPERLGPLLDQLGSQYRFVVIDGDAVYSAADTMIISTQVDGVIMVVRSEDTRWEVAQAAVQRLTQAGAKLVGSVFNRRKYYMPKWLYKNL
- a CDS encoding sugar transferase — its product is MTGHEKTVPMQQMRRDKRLDPEHRMRLDTAIHMQGRGWMTGRDGGRPWTLSRTNRVVACLGALVILLLISPILLGLALAIKFSSPGPVMFVQKRTGYRGRMFGMYKFRTMVANAEELKESLRHLNKHGADAIDFKIDKDPRITGIGGFLRRSSLDELPNLINVVMGDMRLVGPRPTSFNAYRYKDNHLARLSIYPGMTGLWQISGRSNIDFDQRVELDLSYIAEQSLLLDLKILLKTPFKVFSGHGAS